In one window of Candidatus Scalindua sp. DNA:
- the rodA gene encoding rod shape-determining protein RodA has translation MFRINMLKNFDWVTFLIITFFLTIGFFFIWSAASEKFAYKQIIWITIGLVIFFGLLLVDYFTIARYSYVFYAIIIIGLLFVLLFGKSVYGAKRWLPLGPVSLQPSEFMKIVLVLALSRYMMFKENVSKFRNLIIPLFLTIFPMVLIMKQPDLGTSLVMLPIFLSIIFIAGVKLRYFFSIIILGLTSIPFLWYLILKDYQKSRVITFLWPDQVSNMGEGYHKVQSLIAVGSGGNFGSGWGNGIQSQLNFIPEGHTDFIFSVIAEEWGFFRSCAILVSYILFFACSTGIALKTREAYGRLIVTGFTAMFATQALVNIAMTMGLAPITGLTLPFISYGGSSLLSSFIALSFIFNVRLRTRVALARDEFYE, from the coding sequence ATGTTTCGTATTAATATGTTAAAGAATTTTGACTGGGTAACATTCTTAATAATCACCTTTTTCTTAACAATCGGCTTTTTCTTTATTTGGAGTGCCGCATCTGAAAAGTTTGCCTATAAACAGATAATCTGGATTACTATCGGGCTGGTTATTTTCTTCGGCTTATTGTTAGTTGATTATTTTACTATTGCCAGGTACTCATATGTTTTTTACGCAATAATCATTATCGGTTTATTGTTTGTTTTATTGTTTGGGAAGAGTGTATATGGTGCAAAAAGGTGGCTTCCGTTGGGACCTGTCTCTTTACAACCTTCAGAATTTATGAAGATTGTGCTTGTTTTAGCTCTTTCAAGATACATGATGTTTAAAGAAAACGTTTCTAAATTTCGCAATCTCATAATACCTCTTTTCCTGACAATATTCCCAATGGTATTGATTATGAAACAACCGGATTTAGGTACAAGCCTGGTAATGTTACCTATCTTCTTATCAATAATTTTTATCGCAGGTGTAAAGCTCAGGTATTTTTTTTCCATCATAATTTTAGGCTTAACCTCAATACCTTTTTTATGGTACCTTATATTAAAGGACTATCAGAAATCCAGGGTAATCACTTTTCTCTGGCCGGATCAGGTAAGCAATATGGGGGAGGGTTATCATAAGGTTCAGTCGCTGATTGCTGTTGGCTCAGGCGGCAACTTCGGAAGTGGCTGGGGAAACGGCATCCAGAGCCAGCTTAATTTTATCCCTGAGGGGCATACTGACTTTATTTTTTCAGTAATCGCTGAAGAGTGGGGCTTCTTCAGGAGTTGTGCTATTCTGGTTTCTTATATACTTTTTTTCGCATGCAGTACCGGTATCGCCCTGAAAACCAGGGAAGCATATGGAAGGCTCATTGTGACCGGTTTTACTGCCATGTTTGCAACCCAGGCACTTGTTAATATCGCCATGACAATGGGTCTCGCTCCAATTACAGGTTTAACTTTACCATTTATCAGTTATGGGGGATCTTCACTCTTATCATCTTTTATTGCCCTCTCTTTTATCTTTAATGTGAGATTGCGAACAAGAGTCGCTCTTGCAAGGGATGAGTTTTATGAATAA
- a CDS encoding TIGR03960 family B12-binding radical SAM protein: protein MNNLRKFVEENILSSVETPGQYIGGEWNSITKKHCNGDVTIAIAFPDTYAIGMSHQGIQIIYGLLNERNDTVCERVFAPWPDMEEALRNHDVPLYTLETFTPLGNFDIIGFSLQYEMSYTNVLNMLDLAKIPLRRQERSEEDPLIIAGGPLALNPEPMSDFIDIFFLGEGEEMFIDFIEHFKTVKHSTGLTRDGKILSLVKQLDNLYAPSLYDVTYEPGGVVREIVSKDTGIPSAVRSATVKNLDTAYFPRNPVVPFVQTIHDRISIEVMRGCTQGCRFCQAGMTKRPNRIRSVDTILKLSEECYRSTGHDEISLGALSISDYPHLKDLMKRMDTTFNQKKVNISFPSLRISDQLTDLPSYLNTVRKSSLTLAPEAATTRLRKVINKDISNEDLYDGVREAFKEGWKLVKLYFMVGLPTETDEDIEAIADLAHKVSSLRKEVKGISGNVNVTIAPFVPKAHTPFQWGPMVRLERINEIKNLLRNKIRSGKIKIKFNKPERSFLEGVFARGDRRLGSVILKAWSKGCKFDAWDEHFNYNAWKDAFEEAGIDTGFYVYRQRKEDEVFPWDHINSGVVKQFFKNENDKSFQQQYTPDCFKGICPDCGACARSSQYVGKILSQLP, encoded by the coding sequence ATGAATAATTTAAGGAAGTTTGTCGAGGAAAATATCTTATCTTCTGTGGAGACTCCCGGGCAGTACATAGGGGGAGAATGGAACTCCATTACAAAAAAACATTGTAATGGAGATGTTACAATTGCCATTGCATTTCCGGACACTTATGCAATAGGAATGTCCCACCAGGGTATTCAGATCATATACGGTCTATTGAATGAACGTAATGATACGGTGTGCGAAAGAGTATTTGCCCCATGGCCTGACATGGAAGAAGCGTTGAGAAATCATGATGTTCCGCTATATACCCTTGAAACGTTTACACCGTTAGGAAACTTTGACATCATTGGTTTTTCACTTCAGTATGAGATGTCATATACAAATGTATTGAATATGCTGGATCTTGCAAAGATACCATTGAGGAGGCAGGAAAGATCTGAAGAGGATCCATTAATTATTGCTGGTGGCCCCTTGGCTTTAAATCCTGAACCAATGTCTGATTTTATCGATATATTCTTTCTCGGAGAGGGAGAAGAAATGTTCATTGATTTTATTGAGCATTTTAAGACAGTAAAACACTCCACCGGATTAACAAGAGACGGAAAAATTCTCTCTCTTGTGAAACAGTTGGATAATCTTTATGCCCCCTCCCTTTATGATGTAACATATGAACCTGGTGGAGTTGTAAGAGAAATTGTGTCAAAAGATACCGGTATACCCTCAGCAGTTCGATCAGCTACTGTCAAAAACCTTGACACAGCATATTTTCCCAGAAACCCTGTTGTACCATTTGTGCAGACTATTCATGATCGTATTTCTATTGAGGTGATGCGAGGCTGTACTCAGGGGTGCAGATTCTGTCAGGCTGGCATGACAAAACGACCCAATAGAATCCGTTCAGTTGATACTATCTTGAAGCTCTCCGAAGAGTGCTATCGCAGTACAGGTCATGATGAGATATCCCTTGGAGCACTATCCATAAGCGACTATCCTCATCTGAAAGATCTGATGAAAAGAATGGATACTACTTTTAACCAGAAGAAAGTAAACATATCATTTCCGTCTCTGAGAATATCAGATCAGCTGACCGACTTACCTTCTTATCTCAATACCGTACGCAAATCAAGCCTGACATTAGCGCCTGAAGCTGCCACGACAAGACTGAGAAAAGTCATTAACAAAGATATATCAAATGAAGATCTTTATGATGGAGTAAGAGAAGCATTTAAAGAGGGATGGAAACTTGTCAAGTTATACTTTATGGTGGGCCTTCCAACGGAAACGGATGAAGACATCGAAGCAATCGCAGACCTGGCTCACAAGGTATCAAGCCTGAGAAAAGAGGTGAAGGGAATATCTGGAAACGTAAACGTAACGATAGCACCTTTTGTACCCAAGGCGCATACCCCATTTCAGTGGGGCCCGATGGTCAGGCTGGAAAGGATCAATGAGATCAAAAACCTGCTCAGAAACAAGATAAGAAGCGGAAAAATCAAAATAAAGTTTAATAAACCCGAAAGGAGTTTTCTTGAGGGTGTATTTGCCCGTGGTGACCGGAGACTGGGCAGTGTAATCCTGAAAGCATGGTCGAAGGGATGCAAATTCGATGCATGGGATGAACATTTCAACTATAATGCCTGGAAGGACGCTTTTGAAGAGGCCGGCATAGATACCGGTTTTTACGTATATAGACAGCGAAAAGAAGATGAAGTATTTCCATGGGACCACATTAACAGCGGTGTAGTAAAGCAGTTTTTCAAAAATGAAAACGACAAGTCCTTCCAGCAACAGTATACACCTGACTGTTTTAAAGGCATCTGTCCGGATTGTGGAGCCTGTGCCCGGTCAAGCCAGTATGTGGGAAAAATATTGTCACAATTGCCATAG
- a CDS encoding sigma-54 dependent transcriptional regulator, whose product MNCKKQKILIVDDELGWCEVLKSVLQTNGFEVECESKAENTLRVIHSSQPDAILLDVLFGDMNKGKDIFRNVKLEYPQLPVIMLTHTVIEEDFRLEDYPGCAFAYAKNQLVSGMDETYEGFADKIRRAITNTKTTVESLERNFKFVVGKTEAMKKVCRQIMNVAATNATILITGESGVGKGIIACAIKEKSKRNNKKFLTKSCTDFPNENLLISELFGHEKGAYTGAESCHEGIFEEATGGTVFIDEIGDATPETQGKLLRVLEEKTIRRMKGNKDIAVDVRILTATNKPLDELIKLGKFREDLFHRLSQYKIHLPPLRERKEDLPELLAYFIRKHNRDDNKNILIETKKGQRDCLRLDVLDLLSSYDWPGNIREFDNSVRTAMINAGDSNILLTDFFDITIDRERDCSLFDVEKLVNEVFEQKWHGEEKWNSFVRTYTSKEWQKEFFERCIERLKENKKKKNLTYRDIAELFGINENNMRQRMHVIGINWKDKKKL is encoded by the coding sequence TTGAATTGCAAAAAACAGAAAATCCTGATCGTTGACGATGAATTGGGTTGGTGCGAGGTTCTCAAGTCCGTGCTGCAAACAAACGGTTTTGAGGTTGAATGTGAATCAAAGGCAGAAAATACTCTACGCGTAATCCATTCTTCCCAGCCCGATGCTATTCTCCTGGACGTACTTTTTGGAGACATGAACAAGGGGAAAGATATCTTCAGAAATGTAAAACTGGAGTATCCACAACTTCCCGTCATCATGCTTACTCATACCGTTATCGAAGAAGATTTCCGGCTTGAAGACTACCCAGGGTGCGCATTTGCTTACGCCAAGAACCAGCTGGTCTCTGGCATGGATGAAACCTATGAGGGATTTGCTGATAAAATCAGGCGTGCGATAACAAATACCAAGACAACCGTCGAATCTCTGGAAAGAAATTTTAAATTTGTTGTCGGTAAAACAGAAGCAATGAAGAAAGTGTGCAGACAAATTATGAATGTTGCCGCGACAAATGCAACGATACTTATTACTGGTGAAAGCGGTGTCGGGAAGGGGATAATTGCGTGTGCAATTAAAGAGAAAAGTAAAAGAAACAATAAAAAATTCTTAACGAAAAGTTGTACAGATTTCCCAAACGAAAATTTGCTGATAAGTGAATTGTTTGGCCACGAAAAAGGTGCCTATACGGGCGCTGAGAGTTGCCATGAGGGGATTTTTGAGGAAGCAACAGGAGGTACGGTATTTATCGACGAAATAGGGGATGCGACACCGGAAACACAAGGAAAACTTTTAAGGGTCCTGGAAGAAAAAACTATTCGGAGAATGAAAGGGAACAAAGACATAGCAGTTGATGTAAGAATCCTCACCGCTACGAACAAACCCCTTGATGAATTGATAAAATTGGGGAAATTTCGAGAAGATCTTTTTCATCGCTTAAGCCAGTATAAGATTCATCTCCCTCCATTAAGAGAAAGAAAGGAGGATTTACCGGAACTGCTCGCTTATTTTATAAGAAAACACAATAGAGACGACAACAAAAATATCCTCATAGAAACAAAAAAGGGTCAAAGAGACTGCCTGCGACTGGATGTACTTGATTTGCTGTCGTCATATGACTGGCCCGGTAACATAAGAGAGTTTGACAATAGTGTTCGAACGGCTATGATTAATGCTGGTGACTCTAATATTTTGTTAACGGATTTTTTTGACATTACAATTGACCGGGAAAGAGATTGCTCTCTGTTTGATGTTGAAAAACTGGTTAATGAAGTATTTGAGCAAAAGTGGCATGGAGAAGAAAAATGGAATAGTTTTGTACGAACGTATACCTCCAAAGAGTGGCAAAAGGAGTTCTTTGAACGCTGTATTGAAAGACTTAAAGAAAACAAAAAGAAGAAAAACCTCACATACCGCGATATAGCGGAGCTATTCGGAATTAATGAGAATAATATGAGGCAGCGCATGCACGTAATTGGCATAAACTGGAAGGATAAGAAGAAATTATAA
- the ftcD gene encoding glutamate formimidoyltransferase, protein MTNKKIVECVPNFSEGRNLETIHAIEASIVSTENIKLLNSESDKDYNRTVVTFVGEPSSVKEAAFKAIAKASELIDMSTQKGEHPRIGATDVCPIIPVSNVTMGECVLLANELGREVGERLGIPVYLYESAARFKERKNLENIRQGGYEDLRKRIEEWRPDYGPSEYNDRVRKSGATVIGARFFLIAYNVNLKTTDVRIAHKIARMVRESGSLVENKEGKGMRVPGLLKYVKAIGVELNDYHITQVSINLTNFEETSIHTTFETVKKLAREFGTEATGSEIVGLVPEKALLDAGAFYIKTQSKEELIEAAVENLGLSQLNTFEPKKKIIESLL, encoded by the coding sequence ATGACAAATAAAAAGATTGTAGAATGTGTACCCAATTTCAGTGAAGGGAGAAATCTTGAAACGATACATGCTATTGAGGCATCTATCGTTTCAACAGAGAATATAAAACTTTTAAACAGTGAATCTGACAAAGACTATAACAGGACCGTAGTAACCTTTGTTGGGGAGCCTTCTTCTGTGAAAGAGGCTGCATTTAAGGCAATAGCAAAGGCTTCAGAACTCATTGATATGTCAACGCAGAAGGGCGAACATCCAAGAATAGGAGCAACAGATGTCTGCCCCATCATACCGGTATCGAACGTAACGATGGGTGAATGTGTACTGTTGGCAAATGAACTTGGAAGGGAGGTTGGAGAAAGGCTTGGTATCCCCGTGTATTTGTATGAATCAGCTGCAAGGTTTAAAGAGCGAAAAAACCTTGAAAATATCAGACAGGGAGGATATGAAGATCTCAGGAAAAGAATAGAAGAGTGGAGACCTGATTACGGTCCTTCAGAATACAACGATAGAGTCAGAAAATCTGGTGCTACGGTAATTGGAGCAAGGTTTTTCCTGATTGCCTATAACGTGAATCTCAAGACGACGGATGTGCGTATCGCTCATAAAATAGCACGGATGGTAAGAGAGTCCGGTTCTCTGGTTGAAAATAAGGAAGGTAAGGGCATGAGAGTCCCTGGATTACTGAAATATGTAAAGGCGATTGGAGTAGAACTCAATGATTACCATATTACCCAGGTATCAATCAATCTGACAAATTTTGAGGAGACATCGATACATACAACATTTGAGACGGTAAAAAAGCTGGCCAGGGAATTCGGAACAGAAGCTACAGGAAGTGAAATAGTAGGACTTGTACCCGAAAAAGCATTACTGGATGCAGGGGCATTCTATATAAAAACTCAGTCGAAAGAGGAGCTGATAGAGGCTGCGGTAGAAAATCTCGGACTCAGCCAGTTAAACACATTTGAACCGAAAAAGAAGATCATTGAGTCTCTGTTATAA
- a CDS encoding replication-associated recombination protein A, with product MEDLFEVNAKAAKKSPLADRMRPRNLREFVGQEHLVGPDKILRRFVENEELVSLIFWGPAGVGKTTLALIIAEAMKAHFVSFSAVLSGVKDIRAVISEAKEQLKFYGKRTILFVDEIHRFNKAQQDAFLHHVEDGTLTLIGATTENPSFEINAPLLSRCKVLILEQLTKEHLKTIMSNALSDSERGLGNLHIEIENDAFSFILEHSHGEARFALNTLESAAMLSSPNQENKRVVTMEIAQESMQQKALRYDKGGEEHYNVISAFIKSMRGSDPDASLYWLARMLEAGEDPLFIARRMVIFASEDIGNAAPGALQVALSVKEAFHFVGMPEGWIPLAQGVTYLATSPKSNASYKAYQAALKDVKDRGALGVPHHIRNAPTSLMKEIGYGKGYRYPHDYGGHIEQSYLPRELQNKEYYKPTDNGFDKEIKKRMEYNKEKRKKPAK from the coding sequence ATGGAAGATCTGTTTGAAGTAAATGCAAAAGCTGCAAAAAAATCCCCCCTGGCAGACCGAATGAGGCCACGAAATTTAAGAGAATTTGTTGGACAGGAACATCTCGTTGGTCCCGACAAAATACTCAGAAGATTTGTAGAAAACGAGGAATTGGTTTCCCTCATATTCTGGGGACCAGCCGGTGTAGGAAAAACTACACTGGCCTTAATCATTGCGGAGGCTATGAAGGCCCATTTTGTCTCATTTTCGGCTGTATTGTCAGGTGTTAAGGATATCAGGGCTGTTATTTCAGAAGCGAAAGAACAGCTTAAATTTTATGGAAAAAGAACCATCCTCTTTGTCGATGAAATCCATAGATTTAACAAGGCCCAGCAGGATGCTTTTCTCCATCATGTAGAAGACGGTACTCTTACGTTAATTGGTGCCACAACAGAAAACCCATCGTTTGAAATCAATGCTCCACTTCTTTCCCGGTGTAAGGTGCTGATTCTGGAGCAGCTCACAAAGGAGCACTTGAAAACTATTATGAGCAATGCATTATCAGATTCAGAACGGGGCCTTGGTAACCTGCACATAGAGATAGAAAATGATGCCTTTTCCTTTATCCTGGAACATTCCCACGGAGAGGCAAGATTTGCCTTAAATACGCTCGAATCTGCCGCAATGCTTTCTTCGCCAAACCAGGAAAACAAACGGGTAGTAACCATGGAAATTGCACAGGAATCCATGCAGCAGAAGGCACTTCGTTACGATAAAGGAGGCGAGGAACACTATAATGTAATATCGGCCTTTATCAAATCGATGCGGGGGAGTGATCCGGATGCTTCCCTCTATTGGCTCGCCCGTATGCTTGAAGCCGGGGAAGACCCTCTCTTTATTGCGCGACGCATGGTAATATTCGCCTCTGAGGATATTGGGAATGCTGCTCCGGGAGCCCTCCAGGTAGCCCTGTCAGTGAAGGAAGCCTTTCATTTCGTTGGAATGCCTGAGGGGTGGATACCGCTGGCACAGGGCGTAACCTATCTGGCAACTTCGCCAAAGAGCAACGCCTCTTACAAGGCCTACCAGGCAGCATTAAAAGATGTGAAAGATAGAGGAGCCTTAGGAGTACCCCATCACATCAGAAATGCCCCGACTTCACTGATGAAGGAAATCGGGTATGGAAAGGGGTACAGATATCCGCATGATTACGGCGGTCATATCGAACAGTCTTATTTACCCAGGGAGTTGCAAAATAAGGAATACTACAAACCTACAGACAACGGCTTTGATAAAGAGATCAAAAAGAGGATGGAATATAATAAAGAGAAGAGAAAAAAACCTGCAAAATAG
- a CDS encoding FAD-dependent oxidoreductase, protein MGKHLVIAGGGHAHMLTLANLHKFIEKGYRVTVIGPSQYHYYSGMGPGMLGKTYTPAEIRFETKRIVVKQGGVFIQDKVNRVDPIDRTVYLESREAISYDVLSCNVGSYVPMTIVKGVDRDIFPVKPIEKLISFQERILELASQRKITIGIIGGGPSAAEIAGNIWRLGKFFVRNMPRITIFSGEKFMNRFPENVRTRIFRSLTKRGIEILEHSFVTGINTGEITMESGQKYIQDLILLAHGVKPSPVFERSGLPTAPDGELLVNKYLQCTTYSEIFGGGDCIYLKGRPLDKVGVYAVRENPVLFHNLMASLDGTGLQTFKPGGKYLLIFNMGDGTGILRKKLLVLEGKIAFIIKDFIDRRFMKKFESRE, encoded by the coding sequence GTGGGGAAACATCTTGTAATTGCCGGTGGTGGACACGCTCACATGTTAACACTGGCCAACCTTCACAAATTCATTGAAAAAGGCTACCGTGTAACAGTTATCGGGCCATCTCAATACCACTATTACTCGGGTATGGGTCCGGGGATGCTCGGAAAAACATATACTCCCGCAGAAATCCGTTTTGAGACAAAACGGATAGTCGTGAAACAGGGAGGAGTGTTTATACAGGATAAGGTCAACCGTGTTGATCCGATAGACAGAACCGTATACCTCGAATCCCGGGAAGCGATATCCTATGACGTACTATCATGTAATGTCGGTAGTTATGTACCCATGACAATCGTAAAAGGTGTAGACAGAGATATTTTTCCTGTGAAACCTATTGAAAAACTTATATCTTTTCAGGAGCGGATTCTTGAACTTGCCTCACAGCGGAAAATAACCATCGGTATAATAGGTGGAGGACCCTCTGCTGCTGAGATTGCAGGTAACATCTGGAGGCTGGGAAAATTTTTCGTCAGAAATATGCCCAGAATAACAATTTTCTCAGGTGAAAAATTCATGAATCGTTTTCCGGAAAACGTACGAACCAGAATTTTTCGGTCCTTGACAAAGCGCGGAATTGAAATTCTGGAACACTCTTTTGTAACGGGAATCAATACTGGCGAGATCACCATGGAGTCTGGACAGAAATATATTCAGGATTTAATTCTTCTCGCTCATGGGGTAAAGCCGTCACCTGTTTTTGAGAGATCAGGATTGCCAACAGCTCCTGATGGTGAACTCCTTGTCAATAAGTACCTTCAGTGCACAACGTATAGTGAAATATTCGGAGGAGGTGATTGTATTTATTTAAAAGGACGTCCGCTTGACAAAGTCGGTGTTTACGCGGTACGGGAAAACCCGGTCCTTTTTCATAACCTCATGGCTTCATTAGATGGAACAGGTCTCCAGACTTTTAAACCAGGTGGAAAATACCTGCTTATTTTCAATATGGGGGATGGTACCGGGATTTTACGAAAAAAACTGCTGGTGCTGGAGGGTAAGATTGCCTTTATCATCAAGGATTTTATTGATCGCCGGTTTATGAAAAAATTTGAATCAAGAGAATAG
- a CDS encoding nucleotidyltransferase family protein, which translates to MLNLSYENQLLHCSTRTEISEDTRAKVKELLKGTINWDEIWTSASWHGIGPLLYNSLKSFQETDSIPVEFMEKLKAAYYDTVARNMFLYAELERILEAFDNGGIEVIILKGAALAQTVYGDIGLRPMSDIDLLVKKQALPDAERILYGAGYFLDERETSGWYQRNRHHHMNYIHREKRVPVEVHWHIANKIHPSRIRDFDNEMIAKWRKEAMVVTISGLPAQILSPEDCIFHLCLHFLKHRYQNRYQGFGAGFTSRGALIQLHDIFQTIRYFHDKICGERLRHKAEQYGIADPVFMTLCIVGKILGENDDTIRKTVDCVAPEGRDRELVSIMCRKILRREDSHSVVPSKIIQLQAAHTCREKAGILRNYIFPDPGFISERYSVPLSSTRLYLYYMAHPFILLLRYGRIVLEVSRIKEDVILKRWMSGK; encoded by the coding sequence ATGTTGAATCTATCTTATGAAAACCAACTCTTGCATTGCTCTACGCGAACAGAAATTTCAGAGGATACAAGGGCAAAGGTAAAGGAGCTGCTAAAGGGTACCATTAATTGGGACGAGATTTGGACGTCTGCATCCTGGCACGGTATAGGGCCATTACTCTACAATTCTTTAAAGTCGTTCCAGGAAACCGACTCAATTCCCGTAGAGTTTATGGAAAAGTTAAAGGCCGCTTACTACGATACGGTAGCCAGAAATATGTTTCTGTATGCAGAATTGGAAAGGATTTTAGAGGCGTTTGACAATGGAGGGATAGAAGTTATCATACTCAAGGGTGCAGCATTGGCTCAAACGGTGTATGGCGATATTGGGTTAAGGCCGATGAGTGATATCGATCTCCTCGTAAAGAAACAGGCTCTTCCCGATGCAGAACGCATACTCTACGGTGCAGGTTATTTTCTCGATGAGAGAGAAACTTCTGGTTGGTATCAAAGGAATCGCCATCATCACATGAACTATATCCATCGGGAAAAGAGGGTTCCGGTAGAAGTACATTGGCATATAGCAAACAAAATACATCCGTCTCGAATCCGAGATTTTGATAACGAGATGATTGCGAAGTGGAGGAAGGAAGCGATGGTGGTTACAATTTCAGGCCTCCCTGCACAGATCCTCAGTCCGGAAGACTGCATTTTTCATCTCTGTCTCCATTTTTTAAAACATCGCTACCAAAATCGATATCAAGGCTTTGGTGCAGGTTTTACGAGCAGGGGGGCACTTATACAGCTACATGATATCTTTCAAACTATCAGATACTTTCACGATAAGATATGTGGGGAGAGACTCAGGCATAAGGCTGAGCAGTATGGAATTGCTGATCCCGTTTTTATGACCCTCTGCATTGTAGGGAAAATCCTGGGAGAAAATGATGATACGATTCGTAAAACAGTTGACTGTGTTGCGCCGGAAGGGAGAGACAGGGAACTCGTCTCCATCATGTGCAGGAAAATCCTCAGGAGAGAAGATTCTCACTCTGTAGTACCATCCAAGATCATCCAATTACAGGCTGCTCACACCTGTCGCGAAAAGGCCGGGATTTTAAGGAATTATATTTTTCCCGATCCAGGATTTATTTCTGAGAGATATTCTGTACCTCTCTCCTCGACCAGGCTCTATCTCTATTATATGGCTCATCCGTTTATACTTCTTTTACGGTACGGGAGAATAGTGTTGGAGGTTTCACGCATCAAAGAAGACGTAATCCTTAAAAGATGGATGAGTGGTAAATGA
- a CDS encoding lasso peptide biosynthesis B2 protein: MRKNFKTVEDIWIFIQILFFITTLPLVLRFFSLPGLMRVFTPRTLKINKSSDSEEFQDKVVRFTDYVLSLKYFTGKNPCLKRSLVLYHLLRKSGMEVSLCLGVRFNRMLPAGSPQKRLEGHAWLLYKGRIFLEKNSEAVKSYKITYIFPEEERNSVDNL; the protein is encoded by the coding sequence ATGAGAAAAAACTTCAAAACAGTCGAAGATATCTGGATCTTTATACAAATACTCTTTTTCATAACCACATTGCCTCTGGTCCTGAGATTTTTTTCTCTCCCGGGATTAATGAGAGTTTTTACACCGAGAACCTTGAAGATCAATAAGAGTTCGGATAGTGAGGAATTTCAGGATAAAGTTGTTCGGTTTACGGACTACGTCCTGAGTCTGAAATATTTTACGGGTAAAAATCCCTGCCTCAAACGATCTTTAGTACTCTACCACCTTTTACGGAAGTCTGGAATGGAGGTAAGTCTCTGCCTTGGAGTAAGATTTAACAGGATGTTGCCGGCTGGTTCTCCACAAAAGAGACTTGAAGGACATGCATGGCTCCTTTATAAGGGAAGAATCTTTCTTGAAAAAAATAGCGAGGCAGTAAAGAGCTACAAGATAACGTATATCTTTCCAGAGGAAGAGAGAAATTCGGTTGATAATCTTTGA
- a CDS encoding PqqD family protein, whose amino-acid sequence MIELHQKVKPDTDVVVTELEEGKEAVLLHLGTKAYFTLNETGVRIWGLLSGDLTLDEIGTKLLEEFDVSPEKAGESVLALVRELVREKLVKVVDG is encoded by the coding sequence ATGATAGAGTTACATCAGAAAGTCAAACCCGATACAGATGTTGTGGTAACGGAATTAGAGGAGGGGAAAGAGGCCGTTCTTCTTCATCTGGGGACCAAGGCGTACTTTACCCTCAATGAGACAGGAGTCCGTATCTGGGGACTGTTGAGTGGAGACTTAACACTTGATGAGATAGGGACAAAGCTTCTGGAAGAGTTTGATGTTTCACCTGAAAAGGCAGGGGAAAGTGTTCTCGCTCTTGTCCGCGAGCTTGTTCGTGAAAAATTAGTAAAGGTTGTAGATGGGTAG